A window from Rhinolophus sinicus isolate RSC01 linkage group LG01, ASM3656204v1, whole genome shotgun sequence encodes these proteins:
- the LOC109445214 gene encoding cytochrome c oxidase subunit 6B1 produces the protein MAEDIKTKIKNQTAPCDSRFPSQNQTRNCWQNLDFHRCEKAMASKGGNVSMCEWYRLVYKSLCPISWVSVWNDHWAESTFPEKI, from the coding sequence ATGGCAGAAGACATCAAGACCAAAATCAAGAACCAGACTGCCCCTTGTGACAGCCGCTTCCCCAGCCAGAACCAGACCAGGAACTGCTGGCAGAACCTGGACTTCCATCGCTGTGAGAAGGCAATGGCCTCTAAAGGGGGTAATGTCTCTATGTGCGAATGGTACCGGCTTGTGTACAAGTCCCTCTGCCCCATATCCTGGGTGTCGGTCTGGAACGACCATTGGGCAGAAAGCACGTTTCCTGAGAAAATCTAA